From one Solanum stenotomum isolate F172 chromosome 12, ASM1918654v1, whole genome shotgun sequence genomic stretch:
- the LOC125848377 gene encoding uncharacterized protein LOC125848377, with the protein MADWGPVVIAVVLFVLLSPGLLFQLPGNNRAVEFANFQTSGLSILIHTILFFGLITIFLIAIGVHIYTGKFK; encoded by the exons ATGGCTGATTGGGGACCAGTTGTAATAGCGGTTGTTCTGTTTGTGCTATTGAGCCCTGGGCTTCTGTTTCAACTCCCAGGAAATAACCGGGCAGTAGAATTTGCAAACTTTCAGACAAGTGGACTCTCTATTTTAATACATACCATTCTCTTCTTTGGCCTCATTACCATCTTCCTTATTGCCATTGGTGTCCATATTTACACCG GTAAGTTCAAGTGA
- the LOC125846694 gene encoding uncharacterized protein LOC125846694: protein MKDWAAPIIATALFGFLCPGLIFQMPGKHRPVDFMNMKTSIVSMLLHTLFFGLFLMLFLVILNIHLYA from the coding sequence ATGAAGGATTGGGCAGCTCCGATCATAGCAACAGCGCTATTTGGATTTCTATGTCCAGGACTTATATTTCAAATGCCAGGAAAACATAGGCCTGTCGATTTCATGAATATGAAGACCAGTATCGTTTCTATGTTGCTTCACACTCTCTTCTTTGGTTTGTTTCTTATGCTTTTCCTTGTCATTCTCAATATACATCTCTATGCTTAA
- the LOC125846693 gene encoding uncharacterized protein LOC125846693, translating into MSDWGPVFVAVVLFVLLTPGLLVQVPGRSRFVEFSNFQTSGVSILVHSLVYFALICIFLLAIGVHMYTG; encoded by the coding sequence ATGTCTGATTGGGGTCCAGTGTTTGTGGCGGTGGTGCTGTTCGTCCTGTTAACGCCGGGTCTGCTGGTTCAGGTGCCGGGTCGCAGCCGATTTGTTGAGTTTAGCAACTTTCAGACGAGTGGAGTGTCGATATTGGTTCACTCACTTGTCTATTTCGCCCTCATTTGCATCTTCTTATTAGCCATTGGGGTTCATATGTACACGGGTTAA
- the LOC125846691 gene encoding uncharacterized protein LOC125846691, whose translation MVADWGPVVVAVAMFILLSPGLLFQLPARTRVIEFGNMYTSGISILVHAILFFCIYTILIVAIGVHIRSG comes from the coding sequence ATGGTGGCAGATTGGGGGCCAGTGGTGGTTGCAGTGGCGATGTTCATCTTACTGTCACCAGGATTGCTATTCCAGCTACCAGCAAGGACTCGGGTGATTGAGTTCGGGAACATGTACACAAGTGGGATTTCCATCCTAGTTCATGCCATCTTATTCTTCTGTATATATACAATCTTGATAGTTGCAATTGGTGTTCACATACGATCCGGTTGA
- the LOC125847516 gene encoding uncharacterized protein LOC125847516 gives MSNSLPQSSSVTFVKFAIGSRKSQLLPLSMSSIKYLVYRSSDHTLLKGNRKGKAKGDTEEGHPQGGQAVDVTRVEILIRSCRNVYI, from the exons ATGTCAAACAGTCTGCCTCAATCTTCAAGCGTAACGTTCGTCAAATTCGCCATTGGCTCGAGGAAGAGTCAGCTTCTGCCGCTAAGTATGTCTTCAATCAAGTATTTGGTCT atcgATCATCTGACCATACGCTACTCAAG GGAAATAGAAAAGGCAAAGCCAAAGGAGATACCGAAGAAGGACATCCCCAAGGAGGACAAGCAGTAGATGTGACTCGTGTTGAAATTCTTATCAGAAGCT GCAGAAACGTTTACATATGA
- the LOC125846692 gene encoding uncharacterized protein LOC125846692 — protein MADWGPVLIGVVLFILLQPGLLFQIPGNNRTLEFGSMKTNGKAIAVHTLIFFTLYAILILAVHVHIYTG, from the coding sequence ATGGCGGACTGGGGGCCAGTGCTCATCGGAGTAGTACTCTTCATACTGCTGCAACCTGGGCTTCTATTTCAGATACCGGGTAATAACCGTACTCTCGAATTTGGGAGCATGAAGACTAATGGAAAGGCGATTGCTGTTCATACTCTTATTTTCTTTACACTCTATGCTATTCTCATTCTCGCTGTTCATGTTCACATCTATACTGGATGA
- the LOC125846690 gene encoding nuclear transport factor 2B gives MDPDSVAKAFVDHYYSTFDSNRAGLANLYQEASMLSFEGVQIQGAQSIVAKLTSLPFQQCKHHINTVDCQPSGPAGGMLVFVSGNLQLPGEQHALKFSQMFHLMPTPQGSFYVLNDIFRLNYA, from the exons ATGGATCCAGACTCAGTTGCCAAAGCATTCGTAGATCACTACTACTCCACCTTCGATTCCAATCGGGCCGGCCTTGCTAACCTCTACCAAGAGGCTTCTATGTTAAGTTTCGAAGGCGTCCAGATTCAAGGTGCTCAGAGTATCGTTGCTAAGCTCACCAGTCTCCCCTTCCAGCAGTGCAAGCATCATATCAACACTGTCGATTGTCAGCCCTCTGGTCCTGCCGGCGGTATGCTTGTCTTTGTTAGCGGGAATCTTCAACTCCCCGGAGAACAGCACGCCCTCAAGTTCAGTCAG ATGTTTCATTTGATGCCAACACCCCAAGGGAGTTTCTATGTATTGAATGACATATTCCGGTTGAACTATGCATGA